Proteins encoded together in one Chelonoidis abingdonii isolate Lonesome George chromosome 1, CheloAbing_2.0, whole genome shotgun sequence window:
- the LOC116839630 gene encoding olfactory receptor 52R1-like, whose amino-acid sequence MQEFLPCYMSDSNTTNFTNLSTFILLGIPGLQTAQVWISIPFCTMYVIAILGNFTILFIVKREPSLHEPMLYFLCMLAITDLILSTSALPKMLSIFWFNSREINFSACLTQLYFIHCFSVIESGIFMAMAFDRYVAICDPLRHSIILTNPMVAKISLAVVLRGGMLVLPYPFLARQWPYCRTNIIPHSYCDHIAVVKLACTDIRISSYYGLFVAFLVTGLDVFFIAVSYIQILRAILSLSTKNARLKTFGTCSSHLCVILIFYIPSLFSFLMHRFGHNLALHFHILIANVYLLVPPMLNPIVYGVRIKQIRNRLLLLFTHRGT is encoded by the coding sequence ATGCAGGAATTTCTCCCCTGCTACATGTCAGATTCCAACACAACCAACTTCACCAACCTctccaccttcatcctgctgggCATTCCTGGCCTGCAGACAGCCCAAgtctggatctccatccccttctgcaccaTGTACGTCATAGCCATCTTGgggaacttcaccatcctgttcatTGTGAAGAGGGAGCCGagcctccatgagcccatgttgtatttcctctgcatgctggccATCACCGACCTGATCCTGTCCACTTCTGCCCTGcccaaaatgctgagcatcttctggttcaattccagggagatcaatttcagtgcctgcctcacccagCTCTACTTCATTCACTGCTTCTCAGTGATAGAGTCTGGGATTTTCATGGCCATGGCTTTTGATCGCTACGTGGCCATCTGTGATCCCCTGAGGCATTCCATTATCCTGACAAACCCCATGGTGGCCAAGATCAGCCTGGCTGTGGTGCTGCGTGGTGGCATGCTCGTACTGCCCTATCCCTTCCTGGCGAGGCAGtggccatattgcagaaccaacatcatcCCCCACTCGTACTGCGATCACATAGCCGTGGTGAAGCTGGCCTGCACCGACATCCGCATTAGTAGTTACTACGGCCTCTTTGTGGCATTTTTGGTGACCGGTCTGGATGTATTTTTTATTGCTGTGTCCTATATCCAGATCCTCAGGGCCATCTTGAGCCTATCCACAAAGAATGCCCGGCTGAAGACTTTTgggacctgcagctcccacctctgtGTCATCTTAATCTTTTACATcccatctctcttctccttcctcatgCACCGGTTTGGGCACAATTTGGCCCTGCATTTCCACATTCTCATTGCCAATGTGTACCTCCTAGTTCCCCCCATGCTAAATCCCATCGTCTATGGGGTGAGGATCAAACAGATCCGGAACAGGCTGCTCCTACTCTTTACTCATAGAGGGACCTAA
- the LOC116839601 gene encoding olfactory receptor 52R1-like, producing MQETLFCLRAGHVLPCSMSDSNTTDVTNPSTFILLGIPGLERAHVWISIPFCSMYAIAILGNFTILFVVKMEPSLHAPMYYFLCMLAITDLVLSTSILPKMLSIFWFNSRQIDVSACLTQMYFIHCFSVIESGILMAMAFDRYVAICDPLRHSTALADPMVVKIGLAVVLRGSMFILPYPFLARQWPYCRTNIIPHTHCEYIAVVKLACADTHISSYYGLFVLFCVKCLDMIFIVVSYTQILRAIFSLPTQDARHKTFGTCSSHLCSILAFFIPALFSSLTYRFGQKVALHFRVLIGNVNLLVPPTLNPIIYGVRTKQIRDSLLRLFTHKGT from the coding sequence ATGCAAGAGACACTGTTCTGCCTCAGAGCTGGACACGTTCTcccctgctccatgtcagattccAACACAACTGACGtcaccaacccctccaccttcatcctgctgggcattcctggcctggagagagcccatgtctggatctccatccccttctgcaGCATGTATGCCATAGCCATCTTGgggaacttcaccatcctgttcGTCGTGAAAATGGAGCCGAGCCTCCACGCCcccatgtactatttcctctgcatgctggccATCACCGACTTGGTCCTGTCCACGTCCATCCTGcccaaaatgctgagcatcttctggttcaattccaggCAGATCGATgtcagtgcctgcctcacccagatgtacTTCATTCACTGCTTCTCAGTAATAGAGTCTGGGATCCTCATGGCTATGGCTTTTGATCGCTATGTGGCCATCTGTGATCCCCTCAGACATTCCACCGCCCTGGCAGACCCCATGGTGGTGAAGATTGGACTGGCCGTGGTGCTGCGTGGCAGCATGTTCATACTGCCCTATCCCTTCCTGGCAAGGCAATGGCCATATTGTAGAACCAACATCATCCCCCACACGCACTGCGAGTACATAGCCGTGGTGAAGCTGGCTTGCGCCGATACCCACATCAGTAGTTACTACGGCCTCTTTGTGCTATTCTGTGTAAAGTGTCTGGATATGATTTTTATCGTGGTGTCCTATACCCAGATCCTCAGGGCCATCTtcagcctccccacacaggatGCCCGCCACAAGACTTTTgggacctgcagctcccatctgTGTTCCATCTTAGCCTTTTTCATTCcagctctcttctcctcccttacGTACCGGTTTGGCCAAAAAGTGGCCCTGCATTTCCGTGTTCTCATTGGCAATGTGAACCTGCTGGTGCCCCCCACACTAAACCCCATCATCTATGGGGTGAGGACCAAACAGATCCGGGACAGTCTGCTCCGGCTCTTTACTCATAAAGGGACCTAA